The genomic DNA TGAATAGTACGAGGGTCTTAACACGATCAACCAACAGTTTGGCAAAAGCaccattaaaaaattattattatcattaaatataataaaaaatattattttgaaaaaaaaattaaaattatagcaTATcttaggtgatgttgagtctatcTCTGATTTTTCAAAgggaataaaataatatttaattttgagtTGAGTTGAAATTGGGGTGAGAGAAATCGCTTcacctttttattattatttaagcaCTAAATTTAAGTTTTATTGTACGTACTCTAAAACTTATTTTAATTTATGGCTAAATTTATTTGGATTTATGTTGAGATAATCGtgcaatataataataaattttaattgtaatttatattataattatagttGTAAATGTGGTTATATTTAAGAAAAGAAATGAGATATGATCCAAAGATCTAACATACTAATAAATAAGAATAGAAAGGCTAGCAAAGAATACACAAAGACACGTAGAAATAATTGAATAAGAGACAAGGAGACAAGATCATGGTCGGCAGTTTAGACTTTGATTCTTCAGACCTTGAAAACTCATGCTTTCTAAGAACTATATCTATCATTGAATTGACTTtgtgtactttttttttttttttgaagtgaTTATGTGCTAcgctaaatatttttattttgttaaatttattttttctttaaataattttagACATTCAACCTTTTATtagaattgtaaaataaaattttcacgtAAAAATAAAGCAAATGACACTTTAAAAGTTTATTTCTCCAATAGTCAAAAACTACCATGTTTCAAATGGTACAATATAAAGAGTTTATTGTTactgtaaataattttattaccatatttCAATTCATTGATGTGAAGTTGATTGTAGATCCAAATGAAGTTGAAGACATTGAAGGCAAATAAAATGAAGGGACATTAGTTGTGTGGTTGAATACTGGTCTTGGTCGGTGATCAGTGTTGCATTACGCATTTGGGATTTATCCTATTTATTTACCATTAAATTTAATAGTTATATCATTATAAgagtatttttgtttttgttttaatttttatatttttatattataatatttttaaaaataatttggggATTTTTTGTACAATTAAgttattattttatgaaaaatcaataTAATGAATCCTTTCCTCTTGTTTCTATTATTTAATCgaacaaaaacatttaaaaatatttattttagtattattttaattaaaataatttttatatgataGGACTCGAATATAAATACTTAAATTTCAAAGCTCAACCTTGTTAATAATGTCAAAGACtttgttaattattttattaatccaAACATAATTCTATAAAATTAAACCCTACTTAACAAAAAATATTCATCAACTTTACTTATTTTCCTTTATTACTGTTTTTTCattacaatttttttcctttcattaCACAATTGAGaaaaggaatgaaattaaatgtcAACATTTAGTAATCTTGTAACTTTGACTATGATTAAATTAGTATTTTTTAGGTATAATAACTTATATGACCTTCAAATTTTTacaaaaaagttattttaaacaCATTTAATTTTTCGTGTTTTAACCCTTAAACTTGTGTTTTTGTTAGATCACGCCAGAGTGAATAGAAAAGTTCACATTTTTAACTTGTTAATATTACATACATGTGAATTACCATGTAAATGATACCTcatgatttaattaattttttaaaatttaaaattccaaaaaaacataaaaactatttttaaaaactaaaaatcattaaaaatattaaaaatatataaaagttatatgtttttaaaaatttaaaattaattaaatatctaCATGACTATTCACATGAATGTCAtatcaacaaagttaacaaacattaattttttatttattttgaattaaattgacaaaaataCAAATTAAAAGAGACAAAATTAAATTGACGACTTGAATGACATTTTTATAGTAAAGTTAAAAGACAAAAAAGTGATTATGACTTTCTTTTATTACTATTAATCTCAAAATGATAAGTAAACCGTAATTAACCAGAAATGAATCTTGATCAACTTTGTGGATATACGATATCTTGCATCTtctttaccaaaattaacaaatcACCCACAattcaagaaaaagaaaacatagCTTATAGACATTAATCTATCAGTACATGTGATACAAATAACAAcacaaaagaaaaccaaaaaaccAAATGTCATCCAAATAAAAGCATtgggaagaaagaaaagagaaataaaatcaCTTCCATATGTAAGTAATAGAGGCTTCCAACAGTCAAATCATGAACTAGGATAGAGTAAGAGTCGCGGATACCGAAATTCGAATCTCGAACTTGTTAGATGACACCCTTTTAATAGTGACTACATGAACTACATGAAGCAATTGGATTAAAGTCGGCGTCCAACTCAAGATGCTAGTCTATATACAAACTTCAGCAagcttatttttcttttaaatagtaGTTTCTGCATAAGGAACTATGACtacttattaaataaattttacctTGGTATGGAAAATTGTTTATTATTCGGACATCTCTGATGGCTTCTTAACCTCTCGTAGCTGCACGGAATTGTCAAAGCAGTGATAAAAACCATAGTGTGGGAATCTCTCGTACCAGGTCTCTTGTTCCACGTGTGTGTCCCAATGCTCCCCACTGCTACTCTTTCCATATTTGTGAACCCATCCCGAGCCGTTGTGTTCCTCACCCCATGTGCGATTCCATTGATCTCCATGCTTTCCTTGCCACCATGTTTCTCCTTGCTTTACACCACGCCCATTGTTGTCAAAATGTTCGTCCCACTTGTCACCCCATTTTGACCAACCATCACCTTCGCAGCGTTCCGCCCACTTATCGGTGTATTTCACACTGCCACCATATCCATCGTATTGTTCACCCCACCTGAGATAGTTGCAAAAACTTGTGATCAAATGTATTAAATCAAACtggatgattattgaatatctaTCCTCCAGAGATTGATCTTAAACGAAGTGACCATTTTCTTCATCAGTTCAGTACTTCAGCTGAGTCGAGTCATTAATGATTGAATCAAAACCATTGAGCTAGAACTGAGTTCAGTCAACTGACAAATAGGACCCAAATTCAATGTCATACAAAACCATTCTGACAAAATCCAAAATAAGCTTTGGATGACATAAGACATGGATTTAAGCGTTTCAAGAGGTTGTTTAGATCTTGCTAGAGTAAATTTCGACAGGGATAAAACAAGGCAATGCTCTTGTAAGCAATTTATGACCGGTTCAAGATTGCAACCATAAACAAATTCTGGATAAAGAAAATAGAAACAGTGAAAATTATATCTAAACTAGATATGATGTTTAATACCTTTCATGCCAGACATGAGCATGACCAGCCTCAAGGGGCGTGTTTGGGTCAATGCTGCACCACTTGTCAGCCCATTTCTCAGATTTTCCGGATGCATCATAATGTTCCCACCATTTTTCTTGCCACTCCTCGCCATTAGCATTCTTTCCCCACTTATCAGCAGTTTTTTCAAGATGTGCAAGCCCACTATCCTGAACCAAAGAACACTTTCagtatatattttttcttttaacaAGATTTAGAACAATATTCTGATAAAAACACAATATCTTAGCATACTTCAATATTTTTGGTCTGCTTTAGAACACAGTTAAAATTTATTAACGGTGCAATAATTTAGAGAAAACAACAAAGGGCACAAAAAAACTGTGATCAATACACTTTGAGCTAGATATGAGATTGACACGAACAGTAGCAAAGAAGTAAAAGATGCTAAAATGAAGTCATAAATTTAAATCTCTTCACAAAGCAAGCAAATGTGTGAAATTTAAATTAGAATACATCTCCCTTTAGCTTTATtcctttctccttttctttttctccttgaGAGAAGAAGGATGTTCCGTCAATGCCACCTGGCTTGACTGCTGGTGGAAGCTTTTAATAATGTTGCTCTCAGAAAAGGAGAGAGACCAGGAAAAGCATAACTAGCATACAGACAATTTAGTATCTCTTAACCTCATAACGACAGCTCTTTTTTCCATTTTTTGTCAAGTTATGCTTGATATGTATCTAAAAGTACATCTATCATGCACTACAGTCAGACTATGGAAAATGATGAAATTCAGCTACAGTGATCTAGTTGTGACTAGACGGGTGAGCTAACCCTACAAGGGATTCATTCCACACAATTATTTTACTACAATCCGACAAATCTCTGCTCCCAACCATTCATTATACAGGGTTCTCTACATATGCTTACGTGGAGCCAAGATGGACCATATACTCTAAGGATGATTGAACTTCATAATTATATCACAATTTAATTTAGATGATATGAACCCTACAAGTAAAATGCAATAAAAAGAAAGGGTCTTGAGAAATGTATCATCTTGCTTCAATTATGTTGTTGTTACTGACCTGCAACATTGATTCTCTCCACCTTTCACTCCAAACATTCCCGAAAACATCACGTCCTGATTTCTCAGAACCTAGTTCCTTGTAGTCGAACTCATCAGAAGCCTCCCAGTACTTTTCTTGCCATTCAACAGCTTGGTCAGCACTAACACCCCTGATCATTGTCCACCTGCAAATCACACCATCAGGCCTTTGCTCGATTCCCGTTTCAATCCACCATCTTGTTCCATCTTGATTGACTCCTTGAGATGATAATTCTTTGGCCTTATGAAGGGCATCAGCTGCTTCTGCAGCATGCGCAGAAAATTCAACTTCAAGGTCACGTTCCTCTTTTACAGAAATCTCGTCTACATCAACCTCAGATGCTTTTGTTTTATCAACTTCTAGAAGTGACTGAAACGGTGGAAGATTGCGGGTGGTCTCGTAAGCTTTACTCTCAAAAGGAATAGAGAGAATGCCAACGGACCGCTCTTTCTCTAGAACTGGATTGCTAGAAATTGGATACTCCGAAGTTTGTCTAGCAGCCTGCAACACATCCACTTCATCTGAAATTTGATCATTACTTGAAGGAGGTGTCCAGGACCAAAAATCTGGACCAGGTGTCCCATTTCCTGAATTTTCAGGTCGAGTAACAAAAATGCTCCCATCCTGCTTTCCTGTTAAATTAAGACTCCGTTTACTGAAAGAAATAGTAATAACTTTATAATAAGCTTAACTCTGATGATCATTCCGACATTGGGTTCTCTGAAAATTATCAGCTGCTAAGTGCCAAAAGTAAAATTAGCCGAGACATTCTTGCCAATCTAGATTGTTAATGGAGTAAACGTGCTTTCACTACTAAAGATCGAAAATATGTGAGCTGCTGGTTACAAAAATGTCATTGTAGCTTCACATACTCAAGTAACTAAGCTGTGCTTCCCTTTTCCTTTTCTTGTTAATCCAATAATAAATTCCCTTCATTTGAGTTCtccaaaagattaaaaaaaaaaaaaaaagcttctcGGATTCTTTAATTCGCTTCAAAGAAATGTTATCCATTTTCTTAAAAAATGATATCCTcagataatatttttaaaaaaaaccaaactAAATCATTTTAGAAAAAACAGATGCCAACAAAAATAAATACAATTTAAAGTTTTCAGATGAAAAAGGATTTTAGTTCTTGCCATCTTCTTGAACTCTAATTGAGTTGCGATTTTTGTTGTTGGAATCATCCTTTCTCGAAGAATCCTTGTTCCCGATAAGAGAGCGAGCTGCCGCAATCGCCGCCGCGGCACGATCAATTACTTGCATTCTCTGAATCTGATCCCTTTCTTCCTTCGGAGTTTCCAGAATCTTCTGGAACTCCTTGCTCTTCTTCTCTATAACCTCTTTCTTCTCGCCATTCCCGCCGCCGCTATCATCGTCAGTCTTAGCCAAATTTTGAGTGAGCTTTTGAAACTCGGCTTCCTTCTTTTCCCTCTCCACAGCTTTCCTCCACATACCGAGGTACGAATTGTCGCCATCAACGGCTCTAACAACCGTCAAGCTCGTCCTGCTCCTCCTAAAAATCCTTTGGTAAACTGATTTTGGCGCGGCAATGAGCGCGCGTTTATGGTGGTCGGGAGGGAGAGGAGTGGAGGCGCGTAGAGTGGCGCGTGAGAGAGAAGCCATATTTGTGGTGTTTATTCTTGGGAGAGTGAAATGAAAGTGGATCGGAAATGAATTCGGAACTGCGTGAGCGAAGATATAGAACGTTGGGACTTGGGACTCTCTTTTTGAAGTTAGCGCGTGATTTTGTGAGATTTTTACAGTTTTTTTAGGTTTATATTTGTCATCGATCCCTGTACTTTAacgaaatttaatatttaatacttATTTAAAAAGTTAAGAGCTAAGAACTcgttctttttatttaaaaatcttagCTCACTCACCACTATCATTAGTATTTTCTAtcagaattttttaattttacataTTAACTAATTTGTATTGATATTACAGCACATGATTgaggaaaaaaaataaacatgTCAACAAAATTTGAAGAAAATACTAAAATGTTAATCAAGGGCGAATCTAGGGTAAAATCTCCTTTTTAAACTTAagcaattcaatttaattttttagtacCTTTGTTACATAAAATTGTATTTATGGCCTttctaaaataattaataattcactttaatctattttgaattctttttttttaagatttgGCATtccccaatttttattttatctcaACTCTCCTAAAAAATTTTTAGTTTCTCTCCCAAggctataattttttaaaattttaaacttttaaaatacatGGACTAAAtatcaattttgtaaaaatacaGGAACTAATGGCAGATTTTAacctatattatttttattcaaataattTCGTGGCATCGAAGGAAAGTTCAGATGCGGTTTTGTTGGCTACGGTCGGTTCAGATTTAACGGATTTACCTTTTCTGAAACCGTCAAATGGATATCACATAGTTCTGCAACGTTGCACAGTTTAACATCCAAATATTTTGATTGATATTTAACAACAATaagttaattaatataaatattaaaattaaataaaaatcattttataaaaataaacttattttttcttttacaatatatgataattttatttttcaagtttttattttattaaatagaaattctaATTTAGTTTACTAAttcttaatatttataatttaaatattattaaaataacatatttgaaagaattttttatcaaattatgtTTTCAAGTTATCAAAATTAATATTGAgaggtaaattttattaaaaacatttaaagttgtcataaaatttaataaaatttaaaatttagaagtTACTCATagtttcaaaatataaaaatataatagtaaatttCAATAATCACCTGTTATGGTAATTTTGCACTTTTAAGCTTAACAAGTATTTCGAGTATTTTCAACTCCTAAGTAAAATTATTAAACTTTAGTTTAATTATAATtcatatcataaaattttaacttttatatgaAAACTAAAATATGCCCTttgataaattatattaaattttgaaatataatattttatcaattataaaaattataataattgaattctaaattttaaaaatagaagaaataaatttaatactaaacttaaattattatgattattataataaatgtaactaagtaaaataaaagatgaaattaATATATAACATCGGAAAAATTAAAATAGTATATCATGAAAAAATAACACAATATTTGGATTATTTTCTTAAAAAGGTGAATACATCTAATTTTCaaacattattatttttcttcttttttttttaatatccaAATTGATATTATCGGATCAAGTGATAATAAATTCAATcacaattattatattttttagtaTATTAAAGAGTTTATTGCACCAAAATCAACTTATTACAAAAGAAAGCAGACTACCTTTCTGGTGGCTCAGTGGCCTAGCCGCCGTCGCCACTTCCTATCAGAGTTAGTTCCCCTTAACTTTCGATATCTCCACAAGATGAGAGTATTTTTTTTGGGGGGATATACATTTTAGTACCTAATTGaactaaaaaaatttaagtacTAATTATACCTTTAAAGTAAAGTttaagtactaaaatgtatatttatttttttatttttagtataaGCCTTACGAGACTCTTAAAATTTCGGATTCATGAATAATTATATAATACCTTGTTGATATAAATTAACCATTAAATAAATAAGAATTGGTGGTTACATATCAAATTATTACAGAATTATAATACTTTACATTTAATTTTTGTTGTGAAAGTGAACCATGTCAATAGTAATGGTTAAACTGTTTGTAATCATCTTGCCGAGCAATGAATTCACTTCTGTTATTGGTGACTTAACGTTGGCTTCTTCAAATGCATCCTCACAATGATATATTTTGTCCACATTAGAGCTTAGCTCCACCTTCAATTGTTTGTCGTCGCCAACCGAGATAGCATCAAGGATTCTATGTTTACTTTCGAGAATAGACTTGTAATTATTGATACAAATGTTAAAACAATTAGTGATAGGTTTTAAGTTTGAGGAAGATAATAAGAGTTTTGAGG from Gossypium arboreum isolate Shixiya-1 chromosome 9, ASM2569848v2, whole genome shotgun sequence includes the following:
- the LOC108450349 gene encoding uncharacterized protein LOC108450349, whose product is MASLSRATLRASTPLPPDHHKRALIAAPKSVYQRIFRRSRTSLTVVRAVDGDNSYLGMWRKAVEREKKEAEFQKLTQNLAKTDDDSGGGNGEKKEVIEKKSKEFQKILETPKEERDQIQRMQVIDRAAAAIAAARSLIGNKDSSRKDDSNNKNRNSIRVQEDGKQDGSIFVTRPENSGNGTPGPDFWSWTPPSSNDQISDEVDVLQAARQTSEYPISSNPVLEKERSVGILSIPFESKAYETTRNLPPFQSLLEVDKTKASEVDVDEISVKEERDLEVEFSAHAAEAADALHKAKELSSQGVNQDGTRWWIETGIEQRPDGVICRWTMIRGVSADQAVEWQEKYWEASDEFDYKELGSEKSGRDVFGNVWSERWRESMLQDSGLAHLEKTADKWGKNANGEEWQEKWWEHYDASGKSEKWADKWCSIDPNTPLEAGHAHVWHERWGEQYDGYGGSVKYTDKWAERCEGDGWSKWGDKWDEHFDNNGRGVKQGETWWQGKHGDQWNRTWGEEHNGSGWVHKYGKSSSGEHWDTHVEQETWYERFPHYGFYHCFDNSVQLREVKKPSEMSE
- the LOC108450845 gene encoding uncharacterized protein LOC108450845, yielding MKHLISILVFFLFFTTSSIASASSSYNVRQGNQKLPVAIDPKLQRICDKTDNPVECLITTIPFLRKKVAINPVSILDIEVEAIDIKTKEALDKASKLLLSSSNLKPITNCFNICINNYKSILESKHRILDAISVGDDKQLKVELSSNVDKIYHCEDAFEEANVKSPITEVNSLLGKMITNSLTITIDMVHFHNKN